A stretch of Blautia liquoris DNA encodes these proteins:
- a CDS encoding SIS domain-containing protein, translated as MKQEHIDQINEAVRAVASKERINHFYFVACGGSQAFLMPGQYLFDREIEIPSSVYSSNEFVHRAPKALGPDSVVITCSHSGNTPETVKAAEVSREKGATTIALSNLVDSPLWKASEYCLHYDWRDADESDKNKGILYRLLFSVLNTIQPCEKYQKGIDAVDHLNGVIEDAKTKYADRLKEWGSKYKRETLIYTMASGASYGEAYSFTSCLLMEMQWIHSSAIHSGEYFHGPFEITDFDVPFIIIKGVGATRPLDDRAYAFCKKYSNEIMLVDEAEFDMTGIDEEVQEYFAPLLAGAVLRSLADEFAYQRGHDLGVRRYMWRMEY; from the coding sequence ATGAAACAGGAGCATATCGATCAAATCAATGAGGCAGTCAGAGCAGTTGCATCTAAGGAAAGGATCAATCATTTTTATTTTGTTGCATGTGGAGGTTCTCAGGCATTTCTGATGCCGGGTCAGTATCTGTTCGACAGAGAAATTGAGATACCTTCCAGTGTGTACAGTTCCAACGAATTCGTACATAGAGCGCCAAAGGCACTGGGGCCGGATTCTGTGGTTATCACTTGTTCTCATTCGGGAAATACCCCGGAAACGGTAAAAGCAGCAGAAGTTTCACGCGAGAAAGGTGCCACAACGATCGCTTTATCGAATTTGGTAGATTCACCGCTGTGGAAAGCGTCTGAATATTGTCTCCATTATGACTGGAGAGATGCCGATGAAAGTGATAAGAACAAAGGCATCTTGTACCGTCTGTTGTTCTCTGTGTTAAACACAATTCAGCCGTGTGAGAAATATCAGAAGGGTATAGATGCAGTTGATCATCTGAATGGTGTGATTGAAGATGCAAAGACAAAATACGCAGATAGACTGAAAGAATGGGGAAGCAAATATAAAAGAGAGACTCTTATCTATACGATGGCCAGCGGCGCCAGCTATGGGGAAGCTTATTCATTTACCAGCTGTCTGCTGATGGAGATGCAGTGGATCCATTCCAGTGCTATTCACTCGGGAGAATATTTCCACGGCCCCTTCGAAATCACGGACTTTGATGTACCATTTATTATTATCAAAGGTGTCGGAGCAACCAGACCCCTGGATGACAGGGCCTATGCTTTTTGTAAGAAATATTCGAATGAAATTATGCTGGTTGACGAAGCGGAATTCGACATGACAGGTATTGATGAGGAAGTTCAGGAATACTTTGCACCGCTTCTCGCGGGGGCAGTGCTTCGATCACTGGCAGATGAATTCGCATATCAGCGGGGACATGATTTGGGAGTCCGCC
- a CDS encoding glycoside hydrolase family 88/105 protein codes for MNEKLKIEDSAYVAGLREPEEAICLISERMLTHRPRVDLTLRPYFKQEHMALTPISQMAELDLNYVYKKANVGDIAYIRTNVVADRDSEAALTIAGNAKIWLNGAEIYWGGRLEKPLSKVKDEAEYTIINVQLQSGKNDLLIRCQKREHNWGLLLYIAYPRYPFRWTRDYLLSVRPTLPFEETEGMEGFAHIGPFPAGTDINSFEEELKQNRFAYQDRTRLPSGDELRWEPRWKEADLGSRVDFAEVYGDSEGCAYALTYVPSQEGTKYELWLSVSGNARVFVGKKAFDVSGGSVTAIPFEGNGDQLEVLVKVPRTASAWWMNGAVRTIDGKSVSSVPFVKVGNKGPAQWIITGPYVTEAGDPLEIPFAPEYEIQFKHPYPLGNYQQTFWRMPQKETYIRPYRDGIFFGQWFYAVQVGLHGLMYAAKTTGNMEQLQYYVDSIQTMADYFDYKDWDKDQFGDPTLTPRAWGLPDLDACGTIGVSLIETYEITGNQKLLSVIHAIGDAVMTHIPRFPDGTYFRVKTMWADDLYMSCPFLARLYRLTGNSVYEEEVHRQIEGFRKRLWMEKEQIFSHIYFPEEEQRNGIPWGRGNGWIAVTLTEILTLLPQENPKWKEELCLYQRFMRGILTWQDASGMWHQVLNRPDSYQETSCTAMFLLSIARGINRGWLDGKIYLPCIRKAWTALLQNSVDSVGDVYSVCLGSGCAKDAEYYKQLPAKKNDDHGTGIVMMAAAELMKLKGFN; via the coding sequence ATGAATGAGAAGCTAAAAATAGAAGACTCGGCCTATGTTGCAGGTCTGCGAGAACCGGAAGAAGCCATTTGCCTGATCAGCGAAAGGATGCTGACGCACCGACCCCGCGTTGATCTGACCCTGCGCCCATATTTTAAACAGGAGCACATGGCCTTGACACCCATCTCGCAGATGGCAGAGCTGGATCTGAATTACGTCTATAAAAAGGCCAACGTCGGAGATATAGCCTATATCCGCACCAATGTGGTGGCTGACAGAGACAGCGAAGCCGCGCTTACTATCGCTGGCAATGCCAAGATCTGGTTAAATGGCGCGGAGATATATTGGGGCGGAAGATTGGAAAAACCACTTTCGAAAGTGAAGGATGAGGCCGAATACACCATTATAAACGTGCAGCTGCAAAGTGGTAAAAACGACCTGCTTATCCGATGCCAAAAGAGAGAGCATAACTGGGGCCTTCTGCTTTACATCGCTTATCCCCGATATCCGTTCCGTTGGACAAGGGATTATCTTCTTTCGGTGCGTCCGACCCTGCCCTTTGAGGAAACAGAAGGAATGGAGGGATTTGCACACATCGGACCTTTTCCTGCCGGCACCGATATCAATTCATTTGAGGAAGAGCTTAAGCAGAATAGATTTGCTTACCAGGATCGCACAAGACTTCCCTCTGGCGACGAACTACGATGGGAACCCAGATGGAAAGAAGCGGACCTGGGCAGCCGGGTAGACTTCGCAGAGGTATACGGTGACAGCGAGGGATGTGCCTATGCATTGACTTATGTGCCGAGCCAGGAAGGAACGAAGTATGAGCTTTGGCTTTCTGTTTCTGGAAATGCCCGTGTTTTTGTGGGTAAAAAGGCCTTTGATGTATCTGGCGGGAGTGTGACAGCCATACCTTTTGAAGGGAACGGAGACCAGTTAGAAGTTCTGGTCAAGGTTCCACGTACTGCCAGTGCATGGTGGATGAATGGCGCTGTTCGTACAATAGATGGCAAATCGGTAAGCAGTGTACCTTTCGTAAAGGTTGGGAACAAAGGACCCGCACAGTGGATTATAACCGGGCCCTATGTTACGGAGGCGGGAGACCCACTGGAGATTCCTTTTGCGCCGGAATACGAGATACAGTTTAAACACCCCTATCCACTGGGGAACTATCAGCAGACGTTTTGGCGCATGCCGCAGAAAGAAACCTATATCCGGCCCTATCGGGACGGTATATTTTTCGGGCAGTGGTTCTATGCTGTTCAGGTGGGGTTGCACGGCCTCATGTATGCGGCCAAAACGACCGGAAATATGGAACAGCTCCAGTATTATGTAGACAGCATTCAGACGATGGCCGACTACTTTGACTACAAGGATTGGGATAAAGACCAGTTCGGTGATCCCACGCTCACCCCTAGGGCTTGGGGGCTTCCTGACCTGGACGCCTGTGGCACGATCGGTGTATCATTGATCGAAACTTATGAAATAACCGGTAATCAAAAGCTGCTCTCAGTCATCCATGCCATTGGAGATGCTGTGATGACGCATATCCCGCGGTTTCCGGACGGAACTTACTTTCGGGTAAAGACCATGTGGGCCGACGATCTGTATATGAGCTGCCCATTTCTCGCCAGGCTGTATCGGCTGACTGGAAATAGTGTTTATGAAGAAGAGGTTCACCGGCAGATAGAAGGCTTCCGAAAACGTCTTTGGATGGAAAAAGAACAGATTTTTTCACATATTTATTTTCCAGAAGAAGAGCAGAGGAACGGTATTCCCTGGGGACGCGGTAACGGCTGGATTGCCGTAACTCTCACTGAGATTCTGACTCTCTTGCCGCAGGAAAACCCAAAGTGGAAAGAAGAGCTATGCTTGTATCAGCGATTCATGCGAGGTATCCTGACTTGGCAGGATGCATCCGGCATGTGGCATCAAGTACTCAATCGGCCTGACTCTTATCAGGAAACCTCCTGTACCGCCATGTTCCTGCTTAGCATTGCCCGTGGTATCAATCGTGGCTGGCTGGATGGCAAAATTTATCTGCCATGTATTCGAAAAGCGTGGACAGCTTTGCTGCAAAATTCCGTCGATTCCGTGGGAGACGTTTACAGCGTTTGTTTGGGATCGGGATGTGCAAAGGATGCTGAGTACTATAAACAACTTCCGGCCAAGAAAAATGACGATCACGGAACAGGCATCGTGATGATGGCGGCAGCCGAACTGATGAAACTCAAAGGATTTAATTAG
- a CDS encoding extracellular solute-binding protein: MRKMKLGKQIFCGVLTSVLALSLAGCGGGSNGSYSKAADKKSGDTEQLTVMVYDRGNTTETYGSATKNYWTHWIQKKFGDPNNIKLKYVAVPRNEETQKINTMMASGSAPDIIYSYDSNLITQYGRDGGLVELSDLIDKYGANLKKNLADALPYGQSEGKQWAIPAKRSLVGWQTTYIRKDWLDQVGYELKTDENGYYHMSIDDFTKLIRQFKDLDPSNQGGEMYPLGMVGAWNATQTRPIIWSFLETSNLTDEMHACYDERFWPGYKEGVKYLNQLYNEDLVDPEFLTDTDTSYTAFNGLLSNGRTLAFAQDANAVLTGVEALYEADPKAEIVPFYLDNVNGEQFNRVYTPNGMYISIPSTCKHPETAVKYLDWLADYDNAKVLSYGFEGVHYKMDGNKVVTIPHTDEEKAASDDDFERLTVGDLGIIYNGAPYGYEDSTEGMDEVKAKSTQLAQESDKVATVGGQTDYYFQGIQTEADKKYSGLVPSIEDELPRLIACDPDKFDSEYDAVLDNYLKHDGQKIIDDKVKLFEKLEAEK; encoded by the coding sequence ATGAGAAAGATGAAATTAGGTAAACAGATATTTTGCGGAGTATTGACATCGGTTTTGGCACTTAGTCTGGCCGGATGCGGCGGAGGTTCAAATGGTTCCTACAGTAAGGCAGCAGATAAGAAATCTGGTGATACAGAACAACTTACTGTTATGGTGTATGACCGAGGCAACACGACGGAGACCTATGGAAGCGCAACTAAAAATTACTGGACGCACTGGATTCAGAAAAAGTTTGGAGATCCAAACAATATAAAACTGAAATATGTTGCAGTGCCCAGAAATGAGGAGACCCAGAAGATTAATACGATGATGGCTTCCGGTTCAGCACCTGATATTATCTACAGCTATGACAGCAATCTGATTACGCAATATGGTAGGGACGGCGGCCTCGTGGAGTTGAGTGATCTAATTGATAAGTACGGAGCTAATCTGAAGAAAAATCTTGCGGATGCCCTGCCTTATGGACAGTCAGAGGGAAAACAATGGGCGATACCAGCGAAGCGTTCTCTAGTCGGATGGCAGACCACTTATATCCGGAAAGACTGGCTGGATCAAGTCGGATATGAGCTCAAGACCGATGAAAACGGTTACTATCATATGAGCATTGATGACTTTACAAAACTGATCAGACAATTTAAAGATCTGGACCCCTCAAATCAAGGCGGAGAAATGTATCCATTAGGTATGGTCGGTGCATGGAATGCAACGCAGACTAGGCCCATTATCTGGTCCTTTCTTGAAACCAGTAATCTGACAGACGAAATGCATGCTTGTTACGATGAGCGTTTTTGGCCAGGTTACAAGGAAGGCGTAAAGTACTTGAATCAGTTATACAACGAAGATCTGGTAGATCCAGAGTTCTTGACGGATACAGACACTTCTTATACAGCATTCAACGGTCTTTTGAGTAATGGCCGTACTCTAGCCTTTGCCCAAGACGCAAATGCTGTCCTTACAGGCGTAGAGGCTCTTTATGAGGCGGATCCCAAGGCGGAGATTGTTCCCTTCTACCTTGACAATGTGAATGGAGAACAGTTCAACAGAGTATACACACCGAACGGTATGTACATTTCGATTCCTTCTACTTGCAAGCATCCCGAAACCGCGGTCAAATATCTCGACTGGCTTGCAGATTATGATAATGCTAAAGTTCTGTCGTATGGATTTGAAGGCGTCCATTACAAGATGGATGGAAATAAAGTTGTTACCATTCCTCATACCGATGAGGAAAAAGCTGCATCCGACGATGACTTCGAACGCCTTACAGTAGGTGATCTAGGTATCATTTATAACGGGGCACCTTATGGGTATGAGGATTCTACAGAGGGAATGGATGAGGTAAAAGCAAAGTCGACACAGTTAGCGCAAGAATCTGATAAGGTCGCTACGGTTGGCGGGCAGACAGACTACTATTTCCAGGGAATTCAAACCGAGGCTGATAAAAAGTATTCTGGTCTTGTACCTAGTATCGAGGATGAGTTGCCACGACTGATCGCCTGCGATCCGGATAAGTTTGATTCAGAGTATGATGCAGTACTGGATAATTACCTGAAACATGATGGGCAGAAAATCATCGATGATAAGGTTAAACTTTTTGAAAAATTGGAGGCAGAAAAGTAG
- a CDS encoding carbohydrate ABC transporter permease, with protein MKLKKIKKVDGFKIVTVLVVVFIAACCLFPFLHVLAVSFSDKTSVIRGDVLLLPKKIDLSAYKAVFNNKGLMRSMWFTLILTAVYTIISVAMTILCAYPLSRPGLKFKSPILLYILFTMYFSGGMIPGYLNIKSLGLLDTFWVLVLPTALSTYNMILMKSFFQSLPRELEESAYVDGANDLVVLLKIVLPVSKAMLATMVLFYAVSRWNGFMDAILYINDERMFTIQLRLRQLIQSSQVSSMIEDIPEMKGNLIAETIKASCLIFSMIPVLVVYPWLQKYFVKGVMIGSVKG; from the coding sequence ATGAAGCTTAAGAAAATCAAGAAAGTTGATGGATTTAAAATAGTGACAGTGTTGGTAGTAGTGTTTATCGCGGCATGCTGTTTATTTCCATTTTTGCATGTACTGGCGGTGTCCTTTTCCGACAAAACATCTGTAATCAGGGGAGATGTTCTACTTTTGCCAAAGAAGATAGATCTTTCCGCCTACAAAGCTGTATTTAATAATAAGGGATTAATGCGTTCCATGTGGTTTACACTGATTTTAACAGCAGTGTACACGATAATAAGTGTGGCGATGACAATATTATGCGCCTACCCACTTTCCAGACCGGGCTTGAAGTTTAAATCACCGATCCTACTTTATATTCTTTTTACCATGTATTTCAGTGGGGGTATGATTCCGGGATACTTAAACATAAAATCGCTCGGATTGCTCGATACTTTCTGGGTACTAGTTCTTCCGACCGCGCTGTCTACCTATAATATGATTTTGATGAAGAGCTTTTTTCAATCGCTTCCAAGAGAATTGGAAGAGTCAGCCTATGTGGATGGAGCCAATGACTTGGTGGTGCTGTTAAAGATTGTACTTCCCGTCTCCAAAGCCATGCTGGCAACGATGGTCTTGTTCTACGCGGTAAGTCGCTGGAATGGATTTATGGATGCAATCCTCTACATCAACGATGAGAGGATGTTTACGATTCAGCTGCGCCTGCGTCAGCTCATTCAATCAAGCCAGGTGAGTTCCATGATCGAGGACATTCCAGAAATGAAGGGAAACTTGATCGCAGAAACAATTAAAGCCTCCTGCTTGATTTTCAGCATGATCCCGGTTTTGGTTGTTTATCCTTGGTTGCAGAAATACTTTGTCAAGGGTGTTATGATCGGTTCCGTTAAAGGATAA
- a CDS encoding ABC transporter permease — MKKEKKNLPNSSQMGAAKGLKKRNSTLAYLRRHWMLYAMLVLPVLYYFLFCYRAMPGVVIAFKDYNMFKGIWGSQWVGMEFFERVSHSATFWRAVRNTMVLNVLGLVLGFPLPIILALFLNEITHKFFKKAVQTFIYLPHFISWSVVGGMMYQFFASSGMINTIIKTFGGGEVPFLTSKPWWIFTYFIVGVWQSLGWNTIIYLSAMTGIDQEIYDAARVDGCSRFRMMTAITLPCIKGTIAIMLIMAVGGMASIGFEQPYVMQNSTVMEVGDVISTFVYRVGLEQGDFSIGTAVGLAQSVINFVLVISANAFSKRITGDGIW, encoded by the coding sequence ATGAAAAAAGAGAAAAAAAATTTACCAAATAGCAGCCAGATGGGGGCAGCAAAGGGGTTAAAAAAGCGTAATAGTACGTTGGCCTATCTTCGAAGACACTGGATGCTTTATGCAATGCTGGTTTTGCCGGTTTTGTACTATTTCCTGTTTTGCTACCGCGCCATGCCCGGTGTCGTTATCGCCTTTAAAGATTACAACATGTTTAAGGGAATCTGGGGCAGCCAATGGGTCGGCATGGAATTTTTTGAACGAGTGTCCCATTCTGCCACCTTCTGGCGAGCCGTTCGGAACACAATGGTATTAAATGTGCTTGGCCTGGTATTAGGCTTTCCACTGCCGATTATTCTGGCATTGTTTCTAAACGAAATCACTCATAAATTTTTTAAAAAAGCCGTACAGACTTTCATCTATCTGCCACACTTTATTTCCTGGTCAGTGGTAGGTGGCATGATGTATCAGTTTTTTGCTTCATCAGGAATGATCAACACGATTATTAAAACCTTTGGTGGTGGCGAGGTTCCCTTCCTCACCAGTAAGCCCTGGTGGATATTTACCTATTTCATCGTCGGTGTTTGGCAGAGCCTTGGATGGAACACAATCATATATCTTTCCGCGATGACGGGAATAGATCAAGAAATTTATGATGCAGCTCGCGTGGATGGATGTTCCAGATTCCGGATGATGACAGCCATCACGCTTCCCTGTATCAAAGGTACAATTGCAATTATGCTGATTATGGCGGTAGGCGGTATGGCGAGCATCGGATTCGAACAGCCTTATGTTATGCAGAACAGCACGGTAATGGAGGTAGGCGATGTAATCAGCACCTTCGTATATCGAGTGGGACTAGAACAGGGAGACTTCAGTATCGGTACTGCGGTGGGACTTGCACAGTCGGTAATCAACTTTGTACTGGTAATCAGCGCCAATGCCTTTAGTAAGCGCATAACCGGCGACGGTATCTGGTAA
- a CDS encoding glycoside hydrolase family 2 protein, with translation MLRSEYPRPQFMRKNWLSLNGLWDFDFDDKEEALTHHWEQKSCHLTHKIEVPFCFQSKLSNVHDTSFHDRCFYKREFTLPEEWNGKQLLLHFGAVDYFCKVYIDETLCGEHEGGSASFTFDITNHINKQFCPHSIAVYIEDPSTDETIPRGKQFWEEESSGIWYTRTSGIWQTVWIEPVDAVHITNIKMTPDFDQNTLKLEASFSKLVPDMRLDVKITYEGELVCQDSYSVNSATVFKKDIYLAGDQIFHTNTHGEGRSWSPEHPALYDVVFRLNSEHRICDIAESYFGMRKIHAENGMIYLNNHPYYPKMILDQGYWPDSLLTAPDDNAFQTDIMLMKEMGFNGCRKHQKTADPRFLYWADKIGLMVWEEVPSACLFTDHALTRYTKEWMEVIVRDYNHPSIVAWVPFNESWGVPDVSRNKRQQDYTLSLYYLLKAYDPVRLVVNNDGWEQTKTDICAIHNYAHGTPKTPKMQETFQRFASDLNLLLSPYPAGRSIFASSFRYDGQPIMITECGGIRYNHSDTQSWGYTSAENEDEFLEQYCFVISTILQSDYIYGFCYTQLTDVEQETNGLLTYDRKPKCDPKKIRKINNQSRHNIALIDHHYDWKLPKNASKK, from the coding sequence ATGTTACGAAGTGAATACCCCAGACCGCAGTTTATGAGAAAAAACTGGCTCAGCCTTAATGGCCTATGGGATTTTGATTTTGACGATAAAGAAGAAGCACTGACTCACCACTGGGAACAAAAAAGCTGTCATCTAACGCATAAGATTGAAGTCCCTTTTTGTTTTCAGAGTAAGTTAAGCAATGTTCATGATACATCATTTCACGATCGATGTTTCTACAAAAGAGAATTTACACTTCCAGAAGAATGGAATGGAAAGCAGCTTTTACTTCATTTTGGAGCTGTTGATTACTTCTGCAAGGTTTATATTGATGAAACTTTATGCGGAGAACACGAAGGCGGAAGTGCATCATTTACCTTTGATATCACTAATCATATAAATAAGCAGTTCTGTCCACATTCTATTGCTGTTTATATCGAGGACCCTTCTACTGACGAGACCATTCCAAGAGGAAAACAGTTCTGGGAAGAGGAAAGTTCTGGGATTTGGTATACTCGAACATCCGGTATCTGGCAGACCGTCTGGATTGAGCCCGTCGATGCCGTTCACATAACGAATATTAAGATGACACCAGATTTTGATCAGAACACATTAAAGCTTGAAGCCAGCTTCAGCAAGCTGGTTCCGGATATGCGTCTGGACGTAAAGATTACCTATGAAGGAGAATTGGTATGTCAGGACTCTTACTCTGTCAATAGTGCCACCGTCTTTAAAAAGGATATCTATCTGGCAGGAGATCAGATTTTCCATACCAATACCCACGGGGAAGGTCGCTCTTGGTCACCGGAACATCCAGCACTTTATGATGTTGTTTTTAGATTGAATTCCGAACATAGGATCTGTGATATTGCAGAAAGCTATTTTGGCATGCGAAAAATTCATGCAGAAAACGGGATGATATATCTTAACAATCATCCCTATTACCCCAAGATGATTCTGGATCAGGGGTACTGGCCGGACAGTCTGTTAACCGCACCTGATGATAATGCTTTTCAAACTGATATTATGCTCATGAAAGAAATGGGATTTAACGGCTGCCGAAAACATCAGAAAACTGCAGATCCCAGATTTTTATACTGGGCCGACAAAATTGGTCTTATGGTATGGGAGGAGGTCCCTTCTGCCTGTCTTTTTACGGATCATGCCCTTACCCGTTATACGAAAGAATGGATGGAAGTCATTGTAAGAGATTATAACCATCCTTCCATTGTTGCCTGGGTTCCTTTCAATGAAAGTTGGGGTGTACCTGATGTCAGCCGCAATAAAAGACAGCAGGATTATACACTTTCACTTTACTACCTGTTGAAAGCATATGATCCTGTACGTCTTGTCGTCAACAATGATGGGTGGGAGCAGACAAAGACAGACATCTGCGCCATTCACAACTACGCACATGGCACTCCCAAAACGCCAAAGATGCAGGAAACATTTCAGCGTTTTGCATCAGACTTGAATCTTCTGCTCTCCCCGTATCCGGCAGGACGCAGTATCTTTGCCTCTTCCTTTCGATATGACGGCCAACCTATCATGATAACGGAATGCGGTGGAATTCGTTATAATCATTCAGATACACAGAGCTGGGGATATACCAGTGCAGAAAATGAAGATGAGTTTCTGGAACAGTATTGCTTTGTAATCAGCACTATCCTCCAGTCGGATTATATCTATGGATTCTGTTACACACAGCTCACCGATGTAGAGCAGGAGACAAATGGTCTGCTCACTTACGACCGAAAACCGAAATGTGATCCCAAGAAGATACGGAAGATTAACAACCAGTCACGGCATAATATAGCACTCATCGATCATCACTATGACTGGAAGCTTCCAAAAAATGCTTCGAAAAAATAG
- a CDS encoding helix-turn-helix domain-containing protein has product MINVLIFDDERSTRELMDTLSIFEGLEPSLQKIVNENRDNICKIELRGKNDASVNLPTFSLSEPDVMRDLFETSKKKPKKRRGEISEAINYINKYYKEKITLEELAFNCDLNPNYFCEMFKEETGKNFSKYLMDIRMAHAKMLLRDTRKPVYEIADDVGYQDARFFSQQFRKAVGLKPSQYRELMRVPEKINSVVSI; this is encoded by the coding sequence ATGATTAACGTCTTAATATTCGATGATGAAAGAAGCACAAGAGAACTTATGGATACGCTTTCAATTTTTGAAGGGCTTGAACCGTCCTTACAGAAGATTGTGAATGAGAACAGGGACAACATATGCAAGATTGAGCTAAGGGGAAAGAACGATGCAAGCGTGAACCTTCCGACATTTAGCTTGTCGGAGCCGGATGTCATGAGAGATTTGTTTGAGACGTCAAAGAAAAAACCGAAGAAAAGACGCGGTGAAATTTCCGAGGCCATTAATTATATCAACAAGTACTATAAGGAAAAGATTACTCTTGAAGAACTTGCCTTTAATTGTGACCTCAATCCGAACTACTTCTGTGAGATGTTCAAAGAAGAAACAGGTAAGAATTTCTCAAAATATCTGATGGATATCAGGATGGCACATGCTAAGATGTTGCTGCGGGATACGAGAAAACCGGTTTATGAGATTGCTGATGATGTGGGATATCAGGATGCCAGATTTTTCAGCCAGCAGTTCCGCAAGGCGGTGGGTTTAAAGCCAAGTCAATACAGGGAACTTATGCGTGTGCCGGAGAAGATAAACTCTGTGGTTTCCATCTAG
- a CDS encoding DeoR/GlpR family DNA-binding transcription regulator translates to MYAIERKREILRLLSQHSTLRVNFLAEHLDASRETIRRDLTELQNEGLVKRIHGGVTANHASLSTESQTLDIINESSLYPHIQDSDVKRKLCQKAASYIKPGDMIYVDNSSTTIFLAECIPDGIDVTLISNSIAFLTEAVKYQKPNITYVCLGGILTVNSLSTHGPMTVKDIEEYYPNKAFISCSGVSSIRSVTDSAIDDATVKKHMIDRSFEVFLLADHTKFSQNGQVFLVPIDRLNYVITDTLTQDIDYTFLIDANVRIETSE, encoded by the coding sequence ATGTATGCAATAGAACGAAAACGTGAAATATTGAGACTGTTGAGTCAACACTCCACTTTGCGTGTCAATTTCCTTGCCGAGCACCTGGATGCATCCAGGGAAACGATACGCCGCGATCTCACAGAATTACAGAATGAGGGCCTCGTGAAAAGAATACACGGAGGTGTCACCGCAAACCATGCAAGTTTAAGCACCGAGTCCCAGACTTTGGATATCATCAATGAGTCGTCTCTATATCCCCATATCCAGGATTCAGACGTAAAAAGAAAGCTCTGTCAAAAAGCGGCATCCTATATAAAACCCGGGGATATGATATACGTAGATAACAGTTCCACCACCATATTTCTTGCGGAATGTATACCGGATGGCATTGACGTCACTCTAATCAGCAATTCTATCGCATTTTTGACGGAAGCGGTGAAATATCAGAAACCAAATATCACTTATGTCTGTCTGGGCGGTATATTAACTGTGAACAGTTTATCTACCCATGGCCCAATGACCGTAAAAGATATCGAAGAATACTACCCAAATAAGGCTTTTATTTCCTGCTCAGGAGTTTCTTCTATACGTTCTGTCACTGATTCAGCGATTGACGATGCAACGGTTAAAAAGCATATGATTGACCGATCTTTTGAGGTCTTTCTGCTGGCAGACCACACGAAATTCTCTCAGAATGGTCAGGTTTTCCTAGTGCCCATTGACCGCTTGAATTATGTAATCACCGATACCTTAACCCAAGATATCGATTACACTTTTCTCATAGATGCAAATGTCAGGATTGAAACCTCCGAGTAA
- a CDS encoding HD domain-containing protein translates to MSSEKNHLINEAITYATACHAGQVRKGSCHPYILHPLETMLILFHMNADDNLLIAGVLHDIVEDTPATLEEICDRFGSDVASLVAFHTEDKSRGWTERKSAAIASLSGAGDREMMLILADKVSNLRSSISDYREIGEQFWDKFNARREQQNWYYMKMFDALKPMESHPAASPYYREMKDLLSHLFSGRS, encoded by the coding sequence ATGTCTTCCGAAAAAAACCATCTGATCAATGAAGCAATCACATATGCAACCGCATGTCACGCCGGACAAGTTCGAAAAGGATCCTGTCATCCTTATATTCTTCATCCTTTGGAGACAATGCTTATCTTGTTCCATATGAACGCGGATGATAACCTGTTAATCGCTGGTGTTCTTCATGATATCGTCGAAGATACCCCCGCAACCCTGGAAGAAATATGTGACCGTTTCGGCAGTGATGTAGCTTCGTTGGTTGCTTTTCACACAGAGGATAAATCCAGAGGCTGGACAGAGAGAAAAAGTGCGGCGATTGCCTCCCTGTCTGGAGCAGGTGACCGGGAAATGATGCTAATATTAGCTGACAAGGTATCAAATCTTCGAAGCAGCATATCCGACTACAGAGAAATCGGTGAACAATTCTGGGACAAGTTCAACGCCCGCAGGGAGCAGCAGAATTGGTATTATATGAAGATGTTTGACGCATTAAAACCTATGGAATCTCACCCTGCCGCTTCCCCTTATTATCGAGAAATGAAAGACCTCTTATCTCATCTGTTTAGTGGCAGATCTTAA